The proteins below come from a single Tissierella sp. MB52-C2 genomic window:
- a CDS encoding TraX family protein, with amino-acid sequence MFKKGLTGFQIKLIALFLMVFDHVHYFFSFTNQVPLWFTWIGRVVAPIFAFMTVEGFVHTRNRAKYMARLYVGSLIMVLGNQWITRWFPRSDNAALMANIFATLFLITVYLTIIDYLKKGIKERRIMSVVLGILGLVLPVALGIFMMMNLHIPGMIHAVFLLPTPIFVEGGPIFVGLGILFYLTRDKKTLQLILYALVSIALIPWQNFSLQGLLYNNFQWLMIGALPLLALYNGQRGKGMKYLFYVFYPVHIYALYILSTFFV; translated from the coding sequence ATGTTTAAAAAAGGATTAACAGGATTTCAAATAAAACTCATTGCACTTTTTCTAATGGTTTTTGATCATGTGCATTACTTTTTTTCGTTTACTAATCAGGTGCCTCTATGGTTTACATGGATAGGGCGTGTAGTGGCTCCGATATTTGCCTTCATGACTGTGGAAGGCTTTGTCCATACACGCAATCGTGCCAAATATATGGCTAGACTCTACGTGGGATCATTGATAATGGTTCTTGGAAATCAATGGATTACAAGATGGTTTCCACGTAGTGATAATGCTGCTCTTATGGCAAATATTTTTGCGACTCTCTTTTTAATTACTGTTTACTTAACGATTATTGATTATTTAAAAAAAGGTATAAAAGAAAGACGCATCATGTCTGTAGTGCTGGGCATTTTGGGATTGGTATTGCCCGTTGCCCTTGGTATATTTATGATGATGAACCTTCATATTCCAGGGATGATTCATGCAGTTTTCCTATTACCAACCCCAATATTTGTTGAAGGCGGTCCAATATTTGTGGGATTGGGAATCTTGTTTTATTTAACACGTGATAAAAAAACACTTCAACTGATTTTATATGCGCTGGTATCCATTGCCCTAATACCGTGGCAGAATTTTTCATTACAGGGTCTACTTTATAATAATTTCCAATGGTTGATGATTGGTGCTCTACCTCTTCTAGCACTTTATAATGGACAAAGAGGGAAGGGCATGAAGTACTTGTTCTATGTATTCTATCCAGTTCATATCTATGCTTTATACATTTTATCTACTTTTTTCGTGTAG
- a CDS encoding transcription repressor NadR — protein MDAGERRQEIINILNKSKDPVKGTELAEKLQVSRQVIVQDIAILRAKGENIFATPQGYLMPRIYEKDRLIKTIVCNHQNNYELEDELRTIVNLGGKIIDVIVEHPLYGEIKSQLQIGSRHDLMLFMDNLKTTKAEPLSSLTDGVHLHTIEVNSEEVFHKIREALSKKKYLIKE, from the coding sequence ATGGATGCAGGTGAAAGAAGACAGGAAATCATTAATATATTAAACAAATCAAAGGATCCAGTAAAAGGTACAGAATTAGCAGAAAAATTACAAGTAAGTAGACAAGTAATAGTTCAAGATATTGCAATACTACGGGCGAAAGGGGAAAATATATTTGCCACACCTCAAGGATATTTGATGCCTAGGATTTATGAAAAAGATAGGCTAATAAAAACTATAGTGTGTAATCACCAAAATAATTATGAGTTAGAAGATGAATTAAGAACTATAGTTAATTTAGGTGGAAAGATTATAGATGTAATAGTAGAACATCCTTTATATGGAGAAATAAAGTCTCAACTACAAATAGGGTCGAGACATGATTTAATGCTATTTATGGATAATTTAAAGACAACTAAAGCGGAGCCCTTATCCTCACTAACAGATGGTGTTCACTTACATACTATAGAAGTAAATAGCGAAGAAGTATTTCATAAGATAAGAGAAGCACTTTCAAAGAAAAAATACTTGATAAAAGAATAA
- a CDS encoding response regulator transcription factor: MDVLFNKKILVVDDEVELLEIIEHALKLEGFTYVKTTNTGVKALEDFHSWQPDIVILDVMLPDIQGHNLCKTIRETSQIPIIFVSAKTEEVDRIVGFAIGADDYVTKPFSPKELAYRVKAHLKRSESIADTQDIETIHFGPFRMIPLKGELFKEDEALVLQPKAYKLLEYFAKHPNLILSKEHLCDAVWGEDYIGFDNTIMVHIRRIREQIEVDPSNPEYLITVKGLGYKLVVKDK; encoded by the coding sequence ATGGATGTGCTATTCAATAAAAAGATACTTGTTGTAGATGATGAAGTTGAGTTGCTGGAGATAATCGAACATGCTTTGAAATTAGAAGGTTTTACTTATGTTAAAACTACAAATACAGGTGTTAAAGCTTTGGAAGACTTTCATAGCTGGCAACCAGATATTGTGATTTTAGATGTAATGTTGCCTGATATTCAAGGCCATAATCTATGTAAGACCATAAGAGAGACTTCACAGATTCCCATTATTTTTGTATCTGCAAAAACGGAAGAAGTGGATCGAATTGTGGGATTTGCAATAGGGGCAGATGATTATGTGACTAAACCATTTAGCCCAAAAGAACTTGCATATCGAGTAAAAGCACATTTGAAACGCTCAGAATCTATAGCTGATACACAGGATATTGAAACTATCCATTTTGGACCATTTAGGATGATTCCTTTAAAAGGCGAACTTTTTAAGGAAGATGAAGCACTTGTGCTACAGCCAAAAGCCTATAAGCTATTGGAATATTTTGCAAAACATCCTAATTTGATTTTAAGTAAGGAGCATTTATGTGATGCAGTCTGGGGAGAGGATTATATTGGATTTGACAACACAATTATGGTACACATTCGAAGAATAAGAGAGCAAATTGAAGTAGACCCATCAAATCCAGAATATTTAATAACAGTAAAAGGGCTTGGCTATAAGTTAGTAGTAAAGGATAAATAA
- the serS gene encoding serine--tRNA ligase produces MLDIRRIRSNPEEVIKALGKRKGEFPIDKVLELDENRRNILVEVEEMKAKQNAGSKEIPKLKKEGKDPAPIFAEMKELSERIRELDVKVKEIDEELRQTLLQIPNTPNESVIEGKDDTDNVEIRKFGEPRNFTFDAKAHWDIGTDLNILDFESATKITGARFTVFRGLGARLERAITQFMLNLHTTDHGFIEMATPFMVNRDSMIGTGQLPKFEEDMFHLPSKDYFLVPTAEVPLTNLLRDEILNEKDLPIYYTAYTPCFRQEAGAAGRDTRGLIRNHQFDKVELVKFANPENSYEELEKLTLSAEEVLKKLNIPYRVVALCSGDLGFSAAKTYDIEVWMPSYGRYVEISSCSNFEDFQARRANIRYRKEETGKVEFVHTLNGSGLAVGRTFAAILENYQEEDGTVIVPEVLRPYMGGLEKIEK; encoded by the coding sequence ATGTTAGATATTAGAAGAATTAGATCAAATCCAGAGGAAGTAATAAAAGCTTTAGGAAAGAGAAAAGGTGAATTTCCTATTGATAAGGTTTTAGAATTAGATGAAAACAGAAGAAATATCCTTGTAGAAGTAGAAGAAATGAAGGCGAAACAAAATGCAGGGTCAAAAGAAATACCTAAACTTAAAAAGGAAGGTAAAGACCCAGCACCTATTTTCGCTGAAATGAAAGAGTTATCAGAAAGAATAAGAGAATTAGATGTAAAAGTAAAGGAAATAGACGAAGAATTAAGACAGACTTTACTCCAAATACCAAATACACCTAATGAATCTGTAATAGAAGGTAAAGACGATACAGATAATGTAGAAATAAGAAAGTTTGGAGAACCAAGAAACTTTACTTTTGATGCAAAGGCTCACTGGGATATAGGTACAGATTTAAATATATTAGATTTTGAAAGTGCCACAAAGATTACAGGTGCTAGATTTACAGTTTTTAGAGGTTTAGGTGCAAGGCTTGAAAGAGCTATTACGCAGTTTATGCTAAATCTTCACACCACTGATCATGGATTTATTGAAATGGCTACTCCATTTATGGTAAATAGAGATAGTATGATAGGTACAGGTCAATTACCGAAATTTGAAGAAGATATGTTCCATTTGCCTAGTAAAGATTATTTCTTAGTGCCAACAGCAGAAGTTCCTCTTACAAATTTGCTGCGAGATGAAATCTTAAATGAAAAGGATTTACCAATATACTATACAGCGTATACTCCTTGCTTTAGACAAGAGGCAGGAGCAGCAGGAAGAGATACTAGAGGACTTATTAGAAATCACCAATTTGATAAGGTTGAACTAGTTAAATTTGCAAATCCAGAGAACTCCTACGAAGAGTTAGAGAAATTAACTTTAAGTGCAGAGGAAGTATTAAAAAAACTTAATATACCTTATAGAGTCGTTGCATTATGTAGTGGAGACTTAGGATTTTCAGCTGCAAAGACTTATGATATAGAAGTATGGATGCCTTCCTATGGCAGATATGTGGAGATTTCAAGCTGTAGTAACTTTGAAGATTTCCAAGCAAGACGTGCAAATATTAGATATAGAAAAGAAGAAACAGGCAAAGTAGAGTTTGTTCATACTCTAAATGGTTCAGGTCTAGCTGTAGGTAGAACTTTTGCAGCAATTCTTGAAAATTATCAAGAAGAAGATGGAACAGTAATAGTCCCAGAGGTATTAAGACCATATATGGGAGGATTGGAGAAAATAGAGAAATAG
- a CDS encoding PTS sugar transporter subunit IIC encodes MSEIAKSQGSLRDYFVKILNGMALGLFSSLLIGLITKQLGTLFNINALVLFGSIAQKLMGPAIGAGVAYSVGAPPLGIFASVITGAIGAGSITFDGATAIINTGEPVGAFVAALVGAEFSKLIGGRTKVDIVLVPLSTIVLGGLVGIHIGPYMTAVMNFFGNIVNTATEMHPIPMGIIVSVVMGIVLTLPISSAALAISLGLSGLAAGASTVGCAANMIGFAVASYKENGFGGFIAQGLGTSMLQVPNIIRNPLIWMPAIVSSAILGPISTYVLKMEGNSIGAGMGTSGLVGQFATIDAMGGDSKTLILIFVMHFLLPGLISYVVSQWMRKKGLIKFGDMKL; translated from the coding sequence GTGTCGGAAATAGCAAAATCACAGGGAAGTCTAAGAGATTATTTTGTTAAAATATTAAACGGCATGGCTTTAGGACTTTTTTCATCTTTGCTTATCGGACTTATAACTAAACAATTAGGAACTTTATTTAATATTAATGCTCTTGTTCTATTTGGGTCCATAGCACAAAAACTAATGGGACCAGCCATAGGAGCAGGAGTAGCGTATAGTGTAGGTGCTCCGCCATTAGGAATATTTGCTTCAGTAATTACTGGGGCCATAGGAGCAGGAAGTATTACTTTTGATGGAGCTACGGCAATTATAAATACAGGAGAACCTGTGGGGGCATTTGTGGCGGCTTTAGTAGGAGCAGAGTTTTCTAAATTAATTGGTGGCAGAACTAAGGTAGATATAGTATTAGTCCCTCTATCCACCATTGTATTAGGTGGACTTGTAGGAATTCATATTGGCCCATATATGACAGCAGTAATGAATTTCTTTGGAAATATAGTGAATACAGCAACAGAAATGCACCCAATTCCCATGGGAATAATAGTTTCAGTAGTCATGGGAATAGTTTTAACACTTCCAATAAGTTCAGCAGCATTGGCCATATCTTTGGGATTATCAGGATTGGCAGCAGGAGCTAGTACAGTAGGATGTGCAGCAAATATGATTGGATTTGCAGTGGCTTCCTATAAAGAAAACGGTTTCGGAGGTTTTATAGCTCAAGGATTGGGTACTTCAATGCTTCAAGTTCCAAATATAATAAGAAATCCTTTAATATGGATGCCTGCCATAGTATCATCGGCTATTTTAGGACCTATATCTACATATGTTTTGAAGATGGAAGGAAATAGCATAGGTGCAGGTATGGGTACCAGTGGGTTGGTAGGTCAATTTGCTACTATAGATGCAATGGGCGGAGATTCTAAGACTTTAATTTTAATTTTTGTAATGCATTTTTTATTGCCTGGACTAATATCCTATGTAGTATCACAATGGATGAGGAAAAAGGGATTAATAAAATTTGGAGATATGAAATTATAA
- a CDS encoding HAMP domain-containing sensor histidine kinase, with protein sequence MRLHLTLKYLMSIIMVIIVVVLVNGLITFGLFHFGSRESYSYGIANERYISPEDYVRQFFKHISLEEGQFSLDKNAQRSLIQNNAWIQILGTDYNVIFQFNGHEELPQIYTPMTLVHNYKYANPDTMFVSEVSFEEETYTYLIGMPYRDLQRTFFTFNKNYFASIIGGIMLLIFAVDIILGLLFGMGFSRGLTRPVGEMIKGIENLTGGHYNQVLSTNGLYGSVFSNINKLSGQLQANEKERVAIDVMRENWISNISHDIKTPLASIRGYGELLRSDESISVENMHRYAKIIEDKALYISNLVDDLNLSTRLESGYLVLNLQRVNMVTLLRDIVIDVLNGVDMSNVHLDWYCDETQILCQLDPVLFRRAINNILYNAITHNDRSVNINVKLTYEENKIHIQVADDGKGISPEDLPYIFNRHYRGTNTSNTVEGTGLGMAITKQIIKVHGGEISVESKFGTGTCFEVVLFN encoded by the coding sequence ATGAGATTACATTTAACTCTTAAATATTTAATGAGTATTATTATGGTTATCATTGTAGTAGTATTGGTCAACGGCCTTATAACTTTTGGCCTATTTCATTTTGGATCTAGGGAATCCTATTCCTATGGTATTGCTAATGAACGCTACATTAGTCCAGAAGATTATGTTAGACAGTTTTTTAAGCATATTAGCTTAGAGGAAGGACAGTTTTCCTTAGACAAAAATGCACAGCGTTCTTTAATCCAAAATAATGCTTGGATCCAGATACTCGGTACAGATTATAATGTGATTTTTCAATTCAATGGGCATGAAGAACTTCCACAGATATACACTCCAATGACCTTAGTGCATAATTATAAATACGCCAATCCAGATACGATGTTTGTAAGTGAGGTGTCTTTTGAGGAAGAGACCTATACCTATTTAATTGGTATGCCATATAGAGACCTTCAAAGGACGTTTTTTACCTTTAATAAAAATTATTTTGCCAGTATTATAGGTGGAATTATGCTGCTTATTTTTGCTGTGGACATAATTTTAGGGTTGCTCTTTGGCATGGGTTTTAGTAGGGGTCTAACAAGACCTGTAGGAGAAATGATCAAAGGTATAGAGAATCTGACTGGGGGACATTACAACCAAGTTCTGTCAACAAATGGATTATACGGCTCGGTTTTTTCTAATATCAATAAACTGTCGGGCCAATTACAAGCCAATGAAAAAGAACGTGTTGCCATAGATGTCATGCGAGAAAACTGGATCTCTAATATATCCCATGATATAAAAACGCCATTGGCGTCTATTCGTGGATATGGAGAATTGCTTCGTAGTGATGAAAGCATTTCAGTAGAGAATATGCATCGTTATGCAAAGATTATTGAGGATAAAGCACTTTATATCTCAAACCTAGTAGATGATTTAAATCTAAGTACGAGACTAGAGAGTGGATATTTGGTGTTAAATTTACAGAGGGTAAATATGGTGACTTTGTTAAGAGATATTGTTATTGATGTGCTTAACGGTGTAGATATGTCTAATGTTCATTTGGATTGGTATTGTGATGAAACACAGATTTTATGTCAGCTTGATCCTGTACTTTTTAGACGAGCCATAAATAACATCTTATATAATGCTATTACACATAATGACAGATCAGTGAATATTAATGTGAAATTAACTTATGAGGAAAATAAAATTCACATACAGGTGGCTGATGATGGTAAGGGAATCTCACCAGAGGATTTGCCATATATTTTCAATAGACATTATCGAGGCACAAATACTTCTAATACAGTTGAAGGAACGGGTTTAGGTATGGCTATAACTAAGCAGATTATAAAAGTCCACGGAGGCGAAATCAGTGTAGAAAGTAAGTTTGGAACGGGTACATGTTTTGAGGTTGTTCTTTTTAACTAA